A region of Antedon mediterranea chromosome 8, ecAntMedi1.1, whole genome shotgun sequence DNA encodes the following proteins:
- the LOC140057521 gene encoding galactosylceramide sulfotransferase-like isoform X1, which yields MSIYYLQMMKIGIVISTLVFIGMYTAISTLSGPTNSVYQGKPPSPRVYKTEGYYAGFDKTCTAKQTVVFIKTHKTGSQTLARTIERYGCRHNLTFVRKINDKKSIHFANLRFNSKSVHGFLPPPNVTKGDYSNYKYNMLTLHVRYTRKYIEEFMEDGAKYTTLLRDPSTQLESAFSFFNIERLMKNTKSSVSKIEQFLLTPQKYPKAASHVYVNNDQIFDLGLDNNFFNNETAINETISNLDEEMDLVLINEFFDESLLLLRKLLCWKLEDILYLPMNRRADYKKTPLSSALRQKAREKNHADTLLYDHFVKRLHERIRDYGPSFHVDLMRYRDMMADVRKKCVIGQYVSGKQILYNQTENMSKECRIYTEASPESNKRIRQLMKAPTVNYK from the exons ATGAGTATTTATTATCTCCAGATGATGAAG ATTGGTATTGTGATTTCAACATTAGTGTTTATAGGCATGTATACGGCAATCAGCACACTGTCTGGACCTACTAATTCAGTATATCAAGGAAAGCCGCCGTCTCCAAGAGTTTACAAAACGGAGGGTTATTATGCTGG atttgataagacatgCACGGCCAAACAAACGGTGGTGTTTATAAAAACTCATAAAACTGGCTCTCAAACATTAGCTAGAACGATCGAACGATACGGCTGCAGACACAACCTAACGTTTGTTAGAAAAATTAACGACAAAAAGTCAATTCATTTTGCTAATCTTCGGTTTAATAGCAAATCTGTCCATGGGTTTCTCCCACCACCGAACGTAACCAAGGGAGATTATTCCAACTACAAATACAACATGCTGACCCTACATGTTCGCTATACTCGTAAATATATAGAAGAATTTATGGAAGATGGTGCGAAATATACAACACTTTTGAGAGATCCATCCACGCAGTTGGAATCagcattttctttttttaacatAGAAAGATTAATGAAAAACACAAAATCTAGTGTTTCAAAAATCGAACAGTTTCTTTTGACTCCACAAAAATACCCCAAAGCCGCATCACATGTATATGTTAACAACGATCAAATATTCGATCTTGGTTTAgacaacaatttttttaacaACGAAACTGCAATTAATGAGACGATATCCAATCTTGATGAAGAAATGGACCTAGTTCTCATAAACGAGTTTTTTGACGAATCGTTACTGCTACTTAGAAAACTCCTTTGTTGGAAACTTGAAGACATTTTATACCTTCCGATGAACAGACGGGCAGACTATAAAAAGACTCCACTGTCGTCTGCACTTCGCCAAAAAGCGCGCGAAAAAAACCATGCCGATACATTGCTGTATGATCACTTTGTTAAAAGACTGCATGAACGTATACGTGATTATGGACCGTCTTTTCACGTAGATCTTATGCGCTATCGTGACATGATGGCTGATGTACGTAAGAAATGCGTTATTGGACAATACGTCAGTGGAAAGCAGATACTGTACAACCAAACAGAAAATATGAGCAAAGAATGCAGAATTTATACCGAAGCCTCACCTGAGTCAAATAAGAGAATAAGACAGTTAATGAAGGCGCCAACTGTAAACTATAAGTAG
- the LOC140057521 gene encoding galactosylceramide sulfotransferase-like isoform X2, which produces MYTAISTLSGPTNSVYQGKPPSPRVYKTEGYYAGFDKTCTAKQTVVFIKTHKTGSQTLARTIERYGCRHNLTFVRKINDKKSIHFANLRFNSKSVHGFLPPPNVTKGDYSNYKYNMLTLHVRYTRKYIEEFMEDGAKYTTLLRDPSTQLESAFSFFNIERLMKNTKSSVSKIEQFLLTPQKYPKAASHVYVNNDQIFDLGLDNNFFNNETAINETISNLDEEMDLVLINEFFDESLLLLRKLLCWKLEDILYLPMNRRADYKKTPLSSALRQKAREKNHADTLLYDHFVKRLHERIRDYGPSFHVDLMRYRDMMADVRKKCVIGQYVSGKQILYNQTENMSKECRIYTEASPESNKRIRQLMKAPTVNYK; this is translated from the exons ATGTATACGGCAATCAGCACACTGTCTGGACCTACTAATTCAGTATATCAAGGAAAGCCGCCGTCTCCAAGAGTTTACAAAACGGAGGGTTATTATGCTGG atttgataagacatgCACGGCCAAACAAACGGTGGTGTTTATAAAAACTCATAAAACTGGCTCTCAAACATTAGCTAGAACGATCGAACGATACGGCTGCAGACACAACCTAACGTTTGTTAGAAAAATTAACGACAAAAAGTCAATTCATTTTGCTAATCTTCGGTTTAATAGCAAATCTGTCCATGGGTTTCTCCCACCACCGAACGTAACCAAGGGAGATTATTCCAACTACAAATACAACATGCTGACCCTACATGTTCGCTATACTCGTAAATATATAGAAGAATTTATGGAAGATGGTGCGAAATATACAACACTTTTGAGAGATCCATCCACGCAGTTGGAATCagcattttctttttttaacatAGAAAGATTAATGAAAAACACAAAATCTAGTGTTTCAAAAATCGAACAGTTTCTTTTGACTCCACAAAAATACCCCAAAGCCGCATCACATGTATATGTTAACAACGATCAAATATTCGATCTTGGTTTAgacaacaatttttttaacaACGAAACTGCAATTAATGAGACGATATCCAATCTTGATGAAGAAATGGACCTAGTTCTCATAAACGAGTTTTTTGACGAATCGTTACTGCTACTTAGAAAACTCCTTTGTTGGAAACTTGAAGACATTTTATACCTTCCGATGAACAGACGGGCAGACTATAAAAAGACTCCACTGTCGTCTGCACTTCGCCAAAAAGCGCGCGAAAAAAACCATGCCGATACATTGCTGTATGATCACTTTGTTAAAAGACTGCATGAACGTATACGTGATTATGGACCGTCTTTTCACGTAGATCTTATGCGCTATCGTGACATGATGGCTGATGTACGTAAGAAATGCGTTATTGGACAATACGTCAGTGGAAAGCAGATACTGTACAACCAAACAGAAAATATGAGCAAAGAATGCAGAATTTATACCGAAGCCTCACCTGAGTCAAATAAGAGAATAAGACAGTTAATGAAGGCGCCAACTGTAAACTATAAGTAG
- the LOC140057389 gene encoding uncharacterized protein: protein MSVRAATTTGARVTLSKEENTITNAGRTFKMSIIDNLYYLPTTSAPREVDKLSLVKDLQYWHRVLGHCNFDDVLKLEKVVDGMEIKGSKVKETCNICTEE from the exons ATGAGCGTAAGAGCTGCAACGACAACAGGAGCAAGAGTAACCCTTAGTAAAGAAGAAAACACAATCACTAATGCTGGAAGAACATTCAAAATGAGTATTATTGACAACCTATACTACTTACCAACCACAAGTGCACCTAGAGAAGTAGATAAATTAAGCCTTGTTAAAGATTTACAATATTGGCATAGAGTCCTAGGACATTGTAACTTTGACGATGTACTAAAATTAGAAAAGGTAGTGGACGGCATGGAAATCAAAGGTAGTAAAGTTAAGGAAACATGTAACATATGCACTGAAG aatga
- the LOC140056781 gene encoding beta-1,3-galactosyltransferase 1-like — MDLYRNLLLIAIVAFANFLFYFYVMMFMATEKAEMKKLLQLQYRNLPPNKELPTDDVLIPMEASKTTEQAFNVDPRSNYSFSLNNDQACKTNNTVFLLVVVFSTHEHFENRRLIRKSWGSVNVVNDRNIVTIFLLGRVHDHDLQYEVEEENKEYNDIIIGDFDDTYKNLTLKTIQTLKWSTQFCPDANYVMKTDDDMFVHYLNIVQFLAGKTKKKNFAVGCYMKTKPIRNVRSKWYMPKQIFSKNIYPPFLSGTGYIMSRDLVSRMYKVSSEISYLHLEDVFAGTIWEKLGVKPEGNSKFHNYQVKYSHCAYQKLFTSHTSPNFVHIWTEMKVKRKESCK, encoded by the coding sequence ATGGATCTATATCGAAACCTTTTACTCATAGCGATAGTTGCTTTTGctaatttcttgttttatttttacgtTATGATGTTTATGGCAACTGAAAAAGCAGAAATGAAAAAACTTCTGCAATTGCAGTACCGAAACTTACCACCTAATAAGGAGTTACCAACCGATGACGTTTTGATACCAATGGAAGCTTCCAAGACCACAGAACAAGCATTCAATGTAGACCCGCGTAGTAATTATTCATTTTCTTTAAACAACGACCAGGCATGTAAAACGAATAATACCGTGTTTCTACTTGTTGTCGTTTTTTCTACGCATGAACACTTTGAGAATCGGAGACTGATTCGGAAATCATGGGGATCTGTTAACGTTGTGAATGATAGAAACATTGTTACAATATTTCTCCTGGGTCGAGTGCACGATCATGATTTGCAATACGAAGTTGAGGAAGAAAACAAGGAATACAATGACATCATAATTGGAGATTTTGACGACACTTATAAAAACCTCACGCTAAAAACAATTCAAACGTTGAAATGGTCAACACAATTTTGCCCTGACGCTAATTACGTCATGAAAACAGACGATGATATGTTTGTCCACTACTTAAATATTGTACAGTTTTTGGCGGGAAAAACTAAAAAGAAGAATTTCGCTGTTGGCTGCTATATGAAAACTAAGCCAATCAGAAATGTTAGAAGCAAATGGTATATGCCAAAAcagattttttctaaaaatatatacCCGCCATTTTTATCGGGTACAGGCTATATAATGTCACGTGATCTAGTATCTAGAATGTACAAGGTGTCGTCCGAAATTTCCTATTTACATCTGGAAGATGTCTTTGCTGGAACTATTTGGGAAAAGTTAGGCGTTAAGCCAGAAGGAAATTCAAAATTCCACAATTATCAAGTTAAGTATTCGCATTGTGCCTACCAGAAATTGTTTACCTCGCACACTTCACCAAACTTTGTTCACATATGGACAGAAATGAAAGTTAAAAGGAAAGAGAGTTGCAAATAG
- the LOC140057523 gene encoding small nuclear ribonucleoprotein Sm D1-like isoform X1, with amino-acid sequence MKLVRFLMKLSHETVTVELKNGTQVHGTITGVDVAMNTHLKSVKMTVKGREPVQLDTLVVRGNNIRYFILPDSLPLDTLLVDDTPKARAKKKEAAVGRGRGRGSRGRGGGRGGGRGRGRGGGGGGGGGGRR; translated from the exons ATGAAACTCGTGAG ATTTTTAATGAAGCTTAGTCATGAGACGGTGACAGTGGAGTTAAAAAATGGAACTCAAGTTCACGGAACAATAACCG gTGTCGATGTAGCAATGAACACACATCTGaaatctgtaaaaatgaccGTTAAAGGCAGAGAACCAGTCCAGTTAGACACATTAGTTGTTAGGGGCAACAACATACGATACTTCATATTACCCGACAGTTTACCGTTAGATACGTTACTAGTAGACGATACGCCAAAAGCCAGAGCAAAGAAAAAGGAAGCAG CTGTCGGCCGAGGCAGAGGTCGCGGAAGTAGGGGTAGAGGTGGCGGACGGGGAGGTGGACGAGGACGCGGAAGAGGTGGTGGTGGAGGAGGAGGCGGCGGAGGTCGACGATAG
- the LOC140057523 gene encoding small nuclear ribonucleoprotein Sm D1-like isoform X2, translating into MKLSHETVTVELKNGTQVHGTITGVDVAMNTHLKSVKMTVKGREPVQLDTLVVRGNNIRYFILPDSLPLDTLLVDDTPKARAKKKEAAVGRGRGRGSRGRGGGRGGGRGRGRGGGGGGGGGGRR; encoded by the exons ATGAAGCTTAGTCATGAGACGGTGACAGTGGAGTTAAAAAATGGAACTCAAGTTCACGGAACAATAACCG gTGTCGATGTAGCAATGAACACACATCTGaaatctgtaaaaatgaccGTTAAAGGCAGAGAACCAGTCCAGTTAGACACATTAGTTGTTAGGGGCAACAACATACGATACTTCATATTACCCGACAGTTTACCGTTAGATACGTTACTAGTAGACGATACGCCAAAAGCCAGAGCAAAGAAAAAGGAAGCAG CTGTCGGCCGAGGCAGAGGTCGCGGAAGTAGGGGTAGAGGTGGCGGACGGGGAGGTGGACGAGGACGCGGAAGAGGTGGTGGTGGAGGAGGAGGCGGCGGAGGTCGACGATAG
- the LOC140057522 gene encoding leukocyte receptor cluster member 1 homolog produces MNILPKKSWHVLKKENIERVRRDEAKAAEEEKQRQARVALAEQEARTTRLREKANKRYDVTQKLSHRPGDEEHAVVAIDDQPKGHINFFKDIQEGKKIGGVNAEHEAEKEAEKINYEKKIGLLTYLGQSAAETQTVKPWYMKDDNTRKSSADETSKTSTIDVKRKKLLDPMEDMNRYLGKKTDGRQKRAVDRPKPCVARSTVDFVREVEQPSARSLKEREVHRKEKKHKTHSEGSDSRKKHKKNKFKHKKKHKRKNKHQSSSSSDTEHSGDDEEKKRKISNAAIERLRAERLQREAAEKAKTERLLSGKQEETHQPAMSVPETVETTRERYNSQFHPELARKKRYRNDFNI; encoded by the exons atgaatattcTACCAAAAAAGAG CTGGCATGTTCTGAAAAAGGAGAACATTGAGAGAGTTAGGAGGGATGAAGCCAAGGCAGCCGAGGAGGAGAAGCAAAGACAGGCAAGAGTTGCCCTAGCT GAGCAAGAAGCAAGGACAACAAGATTGCGTGAAAAAGCAAACAAACGGTACGACGTGACACAAAAACTTTCCCATCGCCCAGGTGATGAAGAACATGCAGTCGTTGCAATTGACGACCAACCAAAAGGACACATCAACTTCTTTAAAGATATTCAAGAAGGg aaaaaaattgGAGGAGTGAATGCTGAACATGAAGCAGAAAAAGAAGCCGAAAAAATAAACTATGAAAAAAAGATTGGGTTACTGACATACTTAGGTCAAAGTGCAGCGGAAACTCAGACTGTAAAGCCGTGGTATATGAAAGATGATAATACGCGGAAATCAAGTGCAGACGAGACATCAAAAACAAg taCCATAGACGTAAAGAGGAAAAAATTGCTTGACCCTATGGAAGATATGAACCGATATCTCGGAAAAAAGACAGATGGTAGACAAAAGAGGGCAGTAGATAGGCCGAAACCATGCGTCGCTCGAAGTACTGTGGACTTTGTACGCGAG GTAGAACAACCATCTGCCAGGAGTTTAAAAGAAAGAGAGGTACACAGGAAAGAAAAGAAACACAAAACACATAGTGAAGGTTCAGATAGTAGAAAAAaacataagaaaaataaatttaaacacaaaaagaAACACAAGagaaaaaacaaacatcaaTCCTCATCTAGCTCTGATACTGAACATTCTGGTGATGATGAAGAGAAAAAGCGCAAAATAAGCAATGCTGCCATCGAAAGGCTGCGAGCCGAAAGATTGCAACGAGAGGCTGCGGAAAAGGCGAAGACTGAGAGATTATTATCGGGCAAACAAGAAGAAACGCATCAACCTGCAATGAGTGTTCCCGAAACAGTTGAAACGACAAGAGAGCGATACAATTCGCAGTTTCACCCTGAATTGGCAAGGAAAAAACGTTACAGAAATGACTTTAATATTTAG
- the LOC140057524 gene encoding centrosomal protein of 72 kDa-like has product MAVEATEKWVRERVKLNYEHLGDVRSLSLPGSYHEKITVLGTALQSFERLKNLDLSRNSLTSLEGLDHLSVLETLNLYYNNISSLQDLFLLRHNNRLQELDLRLNPVTKNEPDYRLFVVHMLPNLRKLDDRSVRDSERKAALLHFNSEQANELTEHFREDNLRTKTERVQQPRAEYIRGMSKKTSVVEDDDSELLDLIARTGGDLRQARHLSGSAAIAPSIEHHERNPNTGIQFSKETHATIDNQNFSSYGTYVGLPPAPSRLVPAVATECRDLHDRESYSREGLYGGYEDVEHCREIERDSHLYSKHPIQGTTQAVKPHSPSRQRTRVQFQDDIGPRETQLGDPNLKFTDETDAYTSYKTTGHFTPNPKSTETDSRRNIPPNPRMFTSIQDKQTHLQLSEMSDRIPDDRVMTSPRHRPVEGRLLAEQRDTYKPVSMPSNENSSSSEKENSIDSVSDEFLVKFLNLVDRYWNGSKSLHKHQKFQGQARTMLSNFVSDVTADSQHKADMYQKDLAKFAQENVGLRGQLTNTVKEHSQNQINHEGLQNALQLAQEDVEVLKEKLNKAKEENQVLKGQVSSISIALPTVQDLKSSELQNKHISVLEDENENLQREIDKMRLQLKHYTQLQELTNMLQESHKSLVTTNDHLLQELNETKDRHSNEVKQLHWSYSELKRTMDIIPKYSTSQGPSSSSFMSDPSRRYNGDVLT; this is encoded by the exons ATGGCGGTCGAGGCAACGGAGAAGTGGGTGCGAGAAAGAGTCAAATTAAACTACGAACATCTTG gTGATGTTCGGTCTTTGTCTCTTCCTGGAAGCTATCATGAGAAGATTACTGTCCTGGGTACTGCATTGCAGAGCTTTGAAAGGCTGAAGAACTTAGACCTATCAAGAAATTCACTGACAAGCTTAGAAGGCCTAGACCATCTGAGTGTACTTGAAACACTCAACCT atattataataacatttcaAGCTTACAAGATCTGTTTTTACTTCGTCACAATAATCGTCTGCAAGAGTTGGATCTTAGACTGAATCCAGTCACTAAGAACGAACCAGATTACAGACTGTTCGTTGTGCACATGTTACCGAACCTCCGCAAGCTAG ATGATCGTTCTGTGCGAGATAGTGAAAGGAAAGCTGCTTTGCTTCACTTCAATTCAGAACAG GCCAATGAGCTTACAGAACATTTTCGGGAAGACAACTTAagaacaaaaacagaaagagtTCAGCAACCGAGAGCCGAGTATATACGAGGGATGAGCAAGAAAACATCAG TTGTAGAGGATGATGATTCAGAGTTGTTGGACCTGATCGCCAGAACTGGTGGTGATCTCCGACAAGCGAGGCATCTGTCTGGATCTGCTGCTATAGCGCCATCAATCGAACACCATGAACGAAATCCAAATACAG GTATTCAATTTAGCAAAGAGACGCATGCAACTATAGATAATCAGAACTTCTCCAGCTATGGCACATACGTCGGGTTACCACCTGCTCCGTCACGCCTTGTGCCTGCTGTGGCTACTGAATGTAGAGACCTCCATGACAGGGAGTCCTACAGTAGGGAAGGGTTGTATGGTGGTTATGAAGATGTAGAGCATTGTAGAGAGATAGAAAGAGACAGCCATCTGTACTCAAAACATCCCATCCAAG GCACTACACAGGCTGTGAAGCCTCATAGTCCTAGTAGACAGCGTACCAGAGTGCAGTTTCAAGATGACATTGGGCCTAGAGAAACACAACTTGGCGATCCTAACCTTAAGTTTACAGATGAAACCGACGCTTACACGTCGTATAAAACTACTGGACATTTTACACCTAACCCTA aatccACTGAAACCGATTCCAGGCGTAATATTCCACCAAATCCAAGGATGTTTACAAGCATCCAGGACAAACAGACACACTTACAGCTGTCAGAGATGTCTGATAGGATACCAGATGACAGGGTAATGACATCACCACGTCACAGGCCCGTTGAGGGCAGGCTCTTAGCAGAGCAGCGTGATACCTACAAACCAGTTTCAATGCCGTCCAATGAGAAC TCTTCGTCTTCGGAAAAAGAAAATTCAATCGATAGCGTATCAGATGAATTCCTTGTCAAGTTTCTGAATCTTGTTGACAGATATTGGAATGGTTCCAAGTCTCTACACAAGCATCAGAAGTTTCAAG GTCAAGCAAGAACAAtgctatcaaactttgtgtcgGATGTCACAGCAGACAGCCAACATAAAGCCGACATGTACCAGAAGGATCTCGCTAAATTTGCTCAAGAGAATGTCGGCCTACGAGGGCAGCTCACAAACACCGTGAAAGAACACTCGCAGAATCAAATCAATCACGAAGGCCTGCAGAACGCTCTACAGTTGGCGCAGGAAGATGTG GAAGTTTTAAAGGAAAAGTTAAACAAAGCAAAAGAAGAAAACCAAGTCTTAAAAGGTCAAGTGTCGTCAATAAGTATAGCACTACCAACAGTACAAGATTTAAAATCATCTGaattacaaaacaaacatataa GTGTATTAGAAGATGAAAATGAAAACTTGCAGAGAGAAATAGACAAGATGAGGTTACAGCTAAAACACTACACACAACTACAGGAGCTTACAAACATGCTACAGGAAAGCCATAA atctTTAGTTACAACAAATGATCATTTACTTCAAGAACTTAATGAAACGAAAGATCGTCATAGCAACGAAGTAAAACAACTTCATTGGTCGTACAGTGAGCTTAAACGGACAATGGACATTATACCAAAATATTCCACCTCACAAGGACCATCGTCCAGTAGTTTCATGAGTGACCCGTCCAGGCGTTACAATGGCGATGTTCTTACCTGA